ttagcgtatgttAAAGTGAcgcagcttcttttttcttttttttgatggTGATGAGGGAGCAGCCCccacaaataataaataaacaccACGTGCCCAGAACGAAAACGATCTTAATTGTTTTGATGGTGATGACACATTAGACAGAGATCGGCGTGAGTTTCACCTTGCGACTACACACCATACAGTGAACAGCTGTTACGTCGTAGCAGCAGTGATGGTGGCTATAAACGTTTGCGGCGATATAtgtttacgctcaaaccgcccatcgccgcacgccgcaccgcatgcaTGCGGATCGTGAAAAACGGGCGATCGTCGCGATCGGTcgcaaaattgcatttacgcGGAAACCGCAAGATGCGGTGCGGTTCACATGCGCCCTCTGGTTGACCAAATAGGTAACCTgcaactggcaacatgcatcagcgagtTGGCAGCCTCGTGTGCTGGCGACCAGCAATATTTCGCATTGTGCCAGGATATTGTTATTACGTTTGCTGTATtattagttatttttttattagttagcTCGAGCGGTTCGAATGCGCCTGCATCCGCACTTCGGTTTGGGGACACGGCTCTGTTGAAAGCTCGCAAAAACATTCGTcagtgcgcagagcaacactgttcgaagtcggcaactatcgccaacagcagacgacactgtcatatttttgtcgatgtaggtTGAAGCTTCCGCGTCATGGTGAAAACGCAACTCTTGCACTGTCATATTCTGTGCTGCATGTGTGGCATTGACGTGGTGAGCCACCTTTGAGTGGCGGAAATACAGCGAATGGCATTATGGAAGAGCAAGGTGACACGCACTGCCCCTCTGGCACCGCGACGTGCGTGTTTGTTGACATCTGGCGGcgtgtgtaaggtatacactgtgcacacagtgtaaatggtaatttgtgcacaagtgctggatacgtgcaatttttcgcgcgaccgcaagcgtgcagtgcggcttgcggcgatgggcggctcgagcgtaaattggCCCTTAGTCAAATGGAATGGGTGAGCGGTGCAGATATCCAGTACACACCTAGTGCAGATGAATACGGAAGGTCAGCGTCAAGGACAAGGTATGCACCGAATGCGTCATTAACAGCTGTTCACTGTAATAGCTACAGCGCCTACAGCGTGCGTGGTGCTAGTCTTTGCGTCTACCTTATGATTTTGAGGAATATAATTGCAGGCtgctatttattcatttatttaattttattcttATTATTTTAGGTAAACACGGTTACCAAACATGACGAGCAGCTGGGAGATCACAAGGATCCCAACGACGACTTCCAGAACCAAGTTGCAAGGCCAGCGCAACTGAAGAGTCCCTTCACGCACAGTCTAAAATGTGGACATTTCTAGTTTCAGTCGGCAGTGCTTTCGTAGCCACCTTAGATTTGTCTCGCGCTATGTCGCGCGTTGTGCCGACGGGACAGAAGTCAAAACTGCCGCCTCTGTGACTACCTACAGTCGTCTGTAGATGGCGCGGCATGTCTAATAAAATCGCCGCCTCGATTTGTAGTATGTGCTCGTGTTTAACTCATTAAATGTTTCTGGTAAAATTGCATTTTATTTTACTGTTAAAAGTCGGTTGACGTGTAACTCTCCCCCTTCGCTTCCTTTATATACAGGGTGCTAAATATTGTGCTAGGCATGTTCGAAAAAagttttgcgctcaccgctgcactgttcttgctcaaattttgcagaaagatcGCATTTTGGCGTCTGCTTCGTTTACTACAGCACTTGACACAATTAACTGCCTGATTTTTAAGAAGCAAGTGCAAGTTTTCCTGCGCTTgtggggatgcgagctgctgctGCGACGGCATAAGCTTTTTCACCGCCTGCCGTCGGGAGAGTCGGGAGAGTCGTCTGTTCAAGGAGCGGACAACACGCGGCAGACCTCCCTGAAACGCTTctttctgcagctgacggcaggcggtgaaattaacagttgcgccgtcgcggcagcagctcgcatccccataagcgcAGTGAATTTTTCACTTTCTTGTTAAAAACCAGGCAGTCAcctgtgccaagtgttatactaaacgaagtagACGCCAAAATACgatctttctgcaaaatttgagcaagcttagcgcagcggtgagcgcaaaaccttttttacgaactatatatatatatatatatatatatatatatatatatatatatatatatatatatatatatatatatatatatacgaaactaacaaaagtgtgtctacataggtgttctgtggtattTATGCGCGAACCGCGATTACTGTACCTATTCAGTCATCGTACTCGTACGAAATGTAATTGAGGCTTCGATATGAAGTACTGAGGATGCTTTTTATGAGTTGATTGCTGAAAACTTTAGGCAGAGTTTGGAGTTGAAAGCAACGACAGGGTAGCACACATCGGCGATCTGGCGGGAATTGTGAAGAGTACATCATGAGCCAAGTGGACGATCTCGCCGAAAGGTTTGCGCAACAGCATATCAGAGTTAATAGAAATTGGCTGCAAGCTTGTGCAAGCCATTTTCAAGTGGAAAGCACCGCTTCTCTACAAAGAACGGCATTTGGCGGCGACGTGTACAAGCAAGTCTACTACCAGTTGCTCCTAACAAATCTCTGGGAACTGGGAATGACTTGCCTGCCTGAGAGTGCACTCGCTGCTCATAAGCTTATGCTGAAAGGTTCATTTTTTCTCCAAGTGGACAGTGTGCGTGACGTCAGCCAGCCGGCGTACTCTCAGTTGCTTAAAATCACGAACACCGAGAACCCCAACACCGTCGTCCAGGCGGATCCGATCGAGAAACCGTTTCCGTGGCAGGCGCAGCCGAAGAGAATGCTAAAGCTGGAGCTCACTGACGGTACTCGCCGGATGCAGGCTATCGAGTTTGAACCGGTGCGATGCATGAGCGTCGACATGCGACCTGGCATCAAGGTACTGATCACGGGTCCCGTTGAATGCCGACGCGGCGTGATGTTCCTACGCGCGGACAATGTCCGTATCCTCGGCGGCATGGTCGAATCCCTTTTGGAAGAGAACTGTCGAGAGGCAGTGCTCTGCCGAGTCATAGGTCGCGACCCTGCTCAGGTACTAGACGGAGCAGCGCGCCATCAGACCGCCAACCGCTCAGAAACGGACAGCGACGTCATAAGTAATCGCCAGAGTAGCAATAACCGAACATCTGATCGACCTGAGCGAGTTCGTACAACGAGCGGATCGCCACGAACCGGGCATGATTTCCAGCAGCACAATGACAGCAGAGAGACTACTATTCCAGTGGCGAACAGCAATTCGACAACAGTTCGAATGTCCAGCTCGGTGTTAGATGCGTGGGATAGAGCTGACGAGGCAGACGTGGATCCTGATGATGTACTGATGAGCCAGATTAACCTGGGAAATCTAGAGCCGGAAGCTGAAGGGCCAGACTGTATCGATGACGATGTTGACGAAGATCTCCTTCGTGAGCAGCTCGACTTCCAAGCACTAGCGGCAGGTGATGGAGCATTACGGGATGCTGCTAACTCTGATGAAGAGCACAACGCTGGTGAACCAAACATTGAGTCACATCCAAGCACTTCTGCTCAAAGCACAAGCAGAAATATTGAGCCACTTAAAGAGGAGCCCCAGCAACGGAATGTAGACAAACAGTCATTGCCGTCTCTTCCATACACACAACTTAGCTGTGTGTTGAAAAATGGCAAGCATCCAGACAACTCCGAGGTTGTGATTATCAAGGGCTATATTTCCACTCCTACAAGCAAGCTGAAGGTAAGCCCAGAAGAGATGTGGCAGCTTTCAGCCATTGTCACTGATGATACGGCTTCATTGGAAGTGGCCATTGACAATTCCTTATTGGCAAATTGGATGGACTTGACTGCAACTGAggcaaagaaaaaatgcaaaCTGTCTTCAAAATTCAAGGATATTTTTGCAGGAAAGGTGGCACAGTGTCAAGAGAAAATGAGGTCTTTGAATGGGCTGCTGACAATAAGTTTCTCTGGCAGGGATGCGAAGTTGCCTGTGCTGCTCGACTATGATGAATGGAAGCAagactgaaactttactgtgttTCCGTTTCAGTCACCATGTCTGTCTGCGATAACGTATGTGTTGTTGATTGTCGCCAGATGGAGGCGGCTTTGAGTTCAAAAATGTTTGCTATAATACTTCCACTGCAGAATACCCCACCTATAAACCAAATCATATCTTTCTTCATTTAGCAAATGTACTGTCATTCTGCAGTGAAATATGAAAAATTTATGTGGAGCAGTACACATGCTCTTCCACATGTCAATGTTAACTGGCTTGAGAAGCTGGTGCAATTCATGCTTTGACTTGCAGGCTGAGCCTAATGAACTTTCCGGAACTGATTGCACATTGTTATCATGTCAGATATTCGTTTAGTGATGCACAAAGGCATTTTGCATTTGAGTTCATGCTATTGCATTAGAatttaacaatttttttcattgtaGAAAAAGCACATACACCTTGAAGACCAAGATGTCTCTTGCCATGCACTCTAGTCTTATTCTGTTCCTCTATTTTGTACCTGTGCATTAAAGTGCCTTGGCATTTAGTTCTCATTTTTCACAGTAATTATGGATGTGACTTCATGATGATAATAAAACTTTTAATTTCCTTTCTTTGTGAGGTGCTGTGGCTACATACTCCTCCTGTTGTTTCTGATAGGACAAGGGAACTCATTTTTACATTTATGATTACTGACATTACTTTGTTATTAATAATTCAGTGAGAACCCAGAAAGGGCTAGTTTAGTGCCCTGTACTGAGAGCCACATATAATTTGCTTAGTTTGATATTGCTTGCTGCCTTTTTTCTCGTGCAGTCATGACATAGTACCAATTTGTCATTGACCGGTAAGAAGTCTTCTTATTGTTTTAATGCATTGACCTTGCACTGAACATTTCTTTCAACTGCATTTACTACTCTTGTAGCTACAGAGTATCTTAGTTCTTATTTTATGTATTAGCATGATACTCTGTGAAACAAATGTTTTCGACAGACCTTTAGTCAAACAGGCCAGTGTTTACAATACTGCAACTCTACAATATTGAGTGGCAACTTTGTGAACTAATTGTGAAGACTGCTCCAAGTTACCGAGCTAATGTGATTCAATGCGAGGCCTTTAAATTAGCAGATGAAACATTTAAGTTGTATTTGCCAGGATGACTCCTCACATAATTCTGAAGAAATTAGCCAGTTACTATGCTGCTTTGTGCGACTGGGTTGATGTGACGCAGCCAACACAGGTGTGGCAGATGCAGCACAGAACACTTATAAATGTGTCGGCCACAGTGATGCAGCTATTGGAGCATGCTGCTTGTGCGGTTGTGACCATAGAAGAGAGAATAAAATTTAAGAGGGAGTATTATGTCAGGTCAGGCAAAAAGTTTGTTTGCAAAGCAACCTCCTCTGATGTTGTCTTCCTGCTTTCAGTTGCCCAATGTGCACATGTGAACAGCGCTTCTAGACATTTTCTTTCTCCATATTCTAGACATATTACGACGTTTGGTTTGTGGTAGGTTTTAATGCCACTGGCCTGCTGTAGTTGCTGTCGCTTTCTCCACCCCTTGCCGCATGCTTTCTGCTCACATTTGAGGTCTTTATTTCACATCATTGGTTCCTGGAAACATTGTTGCCTGGTGCCTGCCCTACACTTCTCGTCGATATCTCATCTGAACCAGAATGTTGGTTCCCAATAAGTTTGGTTTATGAATACTTAATTGAATTGTTTATGTGCATGgagaaaaggaaataaactaaAAGGGAGGAATACTTCACGCAGCCAGCCTTTGCAAGACAACTCTCTGTAGAAGTGGTTCCCTTCACATTTTTGATACCTTCTGTAAACCTAAACTACCATAGATTTTTTCTCAAAAGTCGACCCAACATGTGGCTACAATGTACTAATGTGGCTCTGCTCAGCGGACTACGCCCAGTGGGCTTTGTTCGCTGTAGGTTTTAGTTGGCGCGCACTTATTTGGGGGTGCCTTGCCAACCATACTGTGGACGTTTTCTCGCTATATGTCTCTGCAATTTTGGTTGTTTATATTGCAACGAAAGAAATAGTGAAAACACCGATCAAGAAGGATAGGTTAAAACTTAAGGAGTCTTTTTTATATGAACAAGGCTTCTGTACAGAAGCCAAAAgctataaaattttttaaacctTATCCATCTTGGTTGGCTATTTTCACTAAATCTTTTGTTCGACATACTTCCTCCCAACCAGACTAGATGCCATCAAACAAACTATTTTATATTGCTACATGTACCTTTATTGTACATGTACATTTAAGTGGCCCTCGACAATTCCTTATTCGCAAATTGGATGGACTTGACTGCAACTGAggcaaagaaaaaatgcaaaCTGTCTTCAATATTCAAAGACATTTTTGCAGGAAAGATGGCACAGTGTCAAGAGAAAATGAGTTCTTTGAATGGGCTGCTGACAGTAAGTTTTTCTGGCAGAGATGTGAGTTAACTGTGCTGCTCGACTATGATGAATGGAAGCAagactgaaactttactgtgttTCCTTTTCAGTTGCCATGTTTGTCTGCGATAACGTATGTGTTGTTGACTGTTGTCAGATGGAGGCGGCTTTGAGTTCACAAATATTTGCTATAATACTTCCACTGCAGAATACCTCGCCTATAAATCAAATCATATCTTTTTTCATTTCGTATATGTACTGTCATTCTGCAGTCAAATGTGAAAAATTTATATGGAGCAGTACACATACTCTTCCACATGTCAATGTTAACCGGCTTGAGAAGCTGGTGCGCAGCTCGTTGGCTGGCTTGATTGTAGGGTTGTAGATGACGTGTTTCATTCCCAAGGGAGCAACTTAGCTGCCCATTCTTACAGCATGGtttactgctcggtgccacaatgcAGGACATATACGACCGAGCCTGGTGTGAGTTTTCATGCGTATGCCAAAATGGAGTGGCAGCGACGTGCCTGGCTGCTAAGTGGCAAAAGTCACTGAAACCGAAATATGGTGATTGTGAGCaagtgtttgggggggggggggtacacacAGGGCTTGTAGAGTGCTCACTAGATATCGTGAAGTCAATCAAAACACCCTGTGCGAGATGCATGTGACTTGCACGCACAGACAACGCAGAAGTGCAGATTGAGGAGGCAAAAATATAAGTGGTTTAATTACAGATAATATATACCAGTGATAAATCATCGTCCCGCAATCATATTTTGGCAAGTGGCAATCAGCACTCCATGTGACAAAAGGTGTGAAAAGTATGGTTATTACAGCAAAAGTGCACATAACTAATTTATGAAAGATCATGAAAAATGAATAACCAATAAGAAAGTAGCAGGTTGCTGGCTTGCTAAAAATTATAATgatgtttcacttcgtgaacgggTCGGTTGACTCGCGCTGGACCTGCCGCCATTTGCTTTCTGAGAAACTTCTTGCTTGACCACTCGATCGCCAGACGAACCCGGTACATTCATGGAGTACACAGAACCCacagcaactgccagaggaggtgaacatagaataaagaacagcTGAACCCAGGTCCTCCAACGCGACGTTCCCCCACCGCCCTCTTCCCCCCTCCGCCGCGCGCCTTCCTCTCCACTTCCAGGCACACGTATCCCCCGGCGCTCGCTTCCCTTTTTCAGCTCGGCGGTATCCGCCTTCatctcgccgatttcacagacgggGCATGTACGCTTGCGTGTAAAAAATCATTACTGCTCTGCACACGAGTCTGGACTGTATGTGCTAGAATATTTTGCAGCCAAGACGCCACACATAAAACGCTTATTTTTACAAGATATTTCGAATATTTATAGCGTTACAAATATGAGGggcagcaacatggcggcgcctttGCG
This Dermacentor albipictus isolate Rhodes 1998 colony chromosome 1, USDA_Dalb.pri_finalv2, whole genome shotgun sequence DNA region includes the following protein-coding sequences:
- the LOC135904981 gene encoding recQ-mediated genome instability protein 1-like, whose product is MSQVDDLAERFAQQHIRVNRNWLQACASHFQVESTASLQRTAFGGDVYKQVYYQLLLTNLWELGMTCLPESALAAHKLMLKGSFFLQVDSVRDVSQPAYSQLLKITNTENPNTVVQADPIEKPFPWQAQPKRMLKLELTDGTRRMQAIEFEPVRCMSVDMRPGIKVLITGPVECRRGVMFLRADNVRILGGMVESLLEENCREAVLCRVIGRDPAQVLDGAARHQTANRSETDSDVISNRQSSNNRTSDRPERVRTTSGSPRTGHDFQQHNDSRETTIPVANSNSTTVRMSSSVLDAWDRADEADVDPDDVLMSQINLGNLEPEAEGPDCIDDDVDEDLLREQLDFQALAAGDGALRDAANSDEEHNAGEPNIESHPSTSAQSTSRNIEPLKEEPQQRNVDKQSLPSLPYTQLSCVLKNGKHPDNSEVVIIKGYISTPTSKLKVSPEEMWQLSAIVTDDTASLEVAIDNSLLANWMDLTATEAKKKCKLSSKFKDIFAGKVAQCQEKMRSLNGLLTISFSGRDAKLPVLLDYDEWKQD